ATATCCAATTCCCTAATTCCAGTTCTCATTAACTTATCTCCCCATAAAAAATAACGTGACCCCTAATGTTTTATTCGAGCAATAGGGGCTCTTTAGTTTACAAGCAAATTCGAAATTTTAAGATATAAATGTAAATTTGCAAATAAAAGCTAATGACACCTGAAGAAAAGGAACAATTAATAATTCAAATAGGTTCTAAAATAGATCGTTTACAAAGGCAGATTGTAGATCTAAAAGAATTAACTAAGCCTATTGAGCCTGATTGTGCCATAGGTAGGGTGAGTCGAATGGATGCCATCAATAACAAAAGTGTTAATGAATCTGCTCTGCAAAAGAAGAAGAATCAATTGAATGGTTTAAACAGGGCTTTGGAAGATATTCATAAACCAGATTTTCAAAATTGTATAGTTTGTGGCTATGAGATTCCATTACAAAGAGTATTTATCATGCCAGAAAGCAGAAAATGCACCAATTGTGCCGGCAAATCCATTAGATGATGTATTTTTGCTGCGATTTATGATAAAGAAACTCACATACCCTTTGTTTTTATTAGTTTTAGCTAGCTTATTCTATTCTGGATGCGTGAAGAATGAGACCTGTTTACCAGCTAATAACTTTCTTTATGCAGATTTTTATTATTCGGAATCTGATACAGTTGATGTCGCAACAACTGTAGATTCTTTATCTCTTTACATTATAGGAAGAGAAGATTCTGTTCTTTATGATAATGAAAAAGGTTTAGGAAGTGTATCCATACCTTTGTCTGATGATTTAACTGAGATTACGGTAGTCATTAAGATAAACGATGCGGTTGATACACTATACATCAAATATAATCCTTATTCTGTTTTTCGTTCTACAGAATGTGGGGTTATTAACAGGTATGAAATAGCGGATCCTGAATTTACCGACAATAGAATTATTAAAATAACAAATGATAATAATACAGTAGATGAAACTGAAGCGGTTAATCTTTATTTGGTTGTTGATCTCGACTAGCTTAATTGCGGGTCAGCTTTGTGCACAGGAGGTAGACAGCAGCCGCTTCAAAGTAGCTGAGGATAAGCCTTTAGAGATAGAGAAAGAGAAAAGGGAAAAAGAATACTTTCAGCATGATCTTCGAATTGGTATTGATATTAGTACAATAATCTCAGGTGCTATATCTCCAATCAGAAGGGGCTTAGATTTGAGTGTGGAATATAATTTAAAGCCCAAATTATTCCTGATGCTCGAAGGAGGATATAATTATTATGAAAAAGAAACCCTACGAATTAAATATAAATCTCAAGGTTCTTATCTTAGGCTTGGATTTGATTATAACTTAAGGAATCCAGTTTCCGAAAACGATAAAGATATTTTCTATATGGGACTTCGCTATGCTTATTCACAATTTACTCAAGAGGTTCCTATGTATTTATTGGTAAATGGCTATTGGGGGAATTCAATTTCTTCTTTTGGCCCAGAAATTGGATATGCACATTGGTGGGAATTTGTTACTGGTTTTAAAGTGGAGGTGTTGAAAAACTGGTATTTAGGCATGGGAATGAGATTAAAGGGATTTATAAATAGATCGAAAACAAATATAGAACCTGTACAATACGTTCCTGGATATGCTAAGAACTATAATTCTGGCGTCATGGATTTTAATTATACCATTTATTATAATATTCCTTTAAACTATAAGAAGGAAAAAATAGCTGTATATGAGAGGAGTAAGTAAATATATAATCGTTTTCATGCTCTTGATATTGGCCTTTTCTGCTCATGCCCAGAAGGAATATCGATTCCTGGACTACCAAGGGTTTGGGGTAAAGGTGGGTGGAAACTATTCTAGTATCGG
This DNA window, taken from Lentimicrobium sp. L6, encodes the following:
- a CDS encoding DUF6048 family protein, whose product is MKLKRLIFIWLLISTSLIAGQLCAQEVDSSRFKVAEDKPLEIEKEKREKEYFQHDLRIGIDISTIISGAISPIRRGLDLSVEYNLKPKLFLMLEGGYNYYEKETLRIKYKSQGSYLRLGFDYNLRNPVSENDKDIFYMGLRYAYSQFTQEVPMYLLVNGYWGNSISSFGPEIGYAHWWEFVTGFKVEVLKNWYLGMGMRLKGFINRSKTNIEPVQYVPGYAKNYNSGVMDFNYTIYYNIPLNYKKEKIAVYERSK
- a CDS encoding TraR/DksA C4-type zinc finger protein: MTPEEKEQLIIQIGSKIDRLQRQIVDLKELTKPIEPDCAIGRVSRMDAINNKSVNESALQKKKNQLNGLNRALEDIHKPDFQNCIVCGYEIPLQRVFIMPESRKCTNCAGKSIR
- a CDS encoding DUF6452 family protein — encoded protein: MIKKLTYPLFLLVLASLFYSGCVKNETCLPANNFLYADFYYSESDTVDVATTVDSLSLYIIGREDSVLYDNEKGLGSVSIPLSDDLTEITVVIKINDAVDTLYIKYNPYSVFRSTECGVINRYEIADPEFTDNRIIKITNDNNTVDETEAVNLYLVVDLD